The genomic segment GAGACTGCGAACCACGTGGGATAATGATATCCACATACCGGGTAGCTTCCAGAAGTTCTGATACATGCTTGCGGTCTACCGGTAGCAGTTGTACGATCTCCTTGGGTATGCTTCTTGCTTCCAGCACTGCATATATTACTTTCAGCAGTGCTTCATTGGTATATAAGGCGTCCGAACCGCCTCTCAATAGGCACACGTTGCCTGATTGAATACAGAGGGCTGCAACATCAATCGTGACGTTGGGTCTCGATTCATAAATGACGCCCACTACACCCAATGGGACAGTAATCTTTTCTATCTCCAGCCCATTGGGCAGCACTTTCTTAAGCAACAGCTGATCTGTCGGATCGGCCAGTGTAGCGATCTGCCTGACACTTTCTGACAGCCCCAGCAGCCGGTCACTATTCAGCAATAGCCGGTCTTTTTTCGGATCTTCATCATCCATCCGGTCCAGATCCAGCTTATTGGCCTCAAGTATAGCTTTCTCCTGATCTATAAGTGCGGCCGCTATCGCATTCAAGATTCCGATTTTTGCTTCGGAAGCAAGTTGCTGTAAAAATTGTTTGGCCCTGGTCGCTGCCTGTAACTGTTCTACGATTGATTCACTCATAACAATACGATATCATTTGCATGTGCAATTTCCAAATTCTTCTTACTGGACTGTGCGAATAAGGACGAATCCATCTTGGCCCGTGCAACCGCAATAGTGACTCCATCCAAATTGACAATATTCAGCACCTCCCCTTTTTCAAAATGTTCGACGACCCGCGTTACCCCAACGGCAAGTAGACTCTTATGCTTTAAAAGTGCTTCCTCAGCCCCCCTGTCTACCATCAGCTCACCCTTGATTAGACTGCCGCTCGCAAGCCATTTCTTCCGGGAAGAAATCTTCTTGCTCTCCGGCATACACAGGGTACCGGTCTCGTGCTTGACCGCTTTCTTTATGGCATCTTCAGTCTGCATACTAAAAATCACAACAGCAATCCCCATCTGATTGGCCAGCCGCGCAAAATTCAATTTCGATGTCATTCCTCCGAGACCGACAGCAGACTTGTCCTTTCGGGCCAGCCCAAGGACCTCCCGGTCGATCGTCTCGATCCGGTCTATGATTTTATTATCGGTATCCAGTACCCCCGGAACAGAGGTACTGAACAGCAGTTTCTCCGCACCAAAGCCTACAGCTATCAATGTTGCCAGTTCGTCGTTGTCCGAAAATTTCAGTTCTTTGTTGCTTACCACATCGTTTTCATTCGCAATCGGTATAACGTTATTTCGCCACAGCTCTTCATAGGTATTTTTAAGCTGCAGGAACTGATCGCGGTTAGAAAAATGATGCCTTTCACACAGGCTCTGCGCAAGCGAAATCTTAAAAGGCCTGAAATAAGTCGAATAGGTATTGATGAGAATCGGATTCCCAATGGCCGCCGCAGCTTTCCGCTCCGATAAAGTTCCGGTGTAACTCGGGAGAAAACGCTTTCCTGCAGCAACAGCACCCGAAGATACCAGAACAATATTATATTTCTTCTGTAAGGAAGCAATCTGCCTGGCAATCTCCAAAACAATACGTTCGTCAACTTCTCCCTCTTTCGTGGTGATAGAAGCCGATCCAAATTTGACAACCAGAATTGGCTTTTTCATTTATTGTATGCTTTAGTTTAGATTAAAGCCCTAATTTAGGTAGAAGAATTTGATTTTCGCAAAATATGTTAACAATTGAACAATATTATTCAACAGCAAAGCCGAACAGTATACACGAAAAATACTGCACCATTCAAATTCGATGCAGTATACACTTCTTATGAGGAGCTCAAAAAAAAGAAGAACCAACCTGGTGCCCGCTTAAATGCGATAAACAAGATGGTTAGGAAAAACGCTCTTCGTAAAGCTTTTCCAATGAAAACATTTCGTCCCGATATTTGGCTGCTTCCAAAAAGTCCATCTCTTTAGCTGCTTTGTCCATCTTCTTACGGACATTTTCAATCGCTTTCTTCAGATCCTTTTCACTGAGGTACTGCATCACCGGATCGGCGGCTACGGCCTGCGCCGGATCAGGTTCAACATACACTTTTGGTTCAGCAGCAGAGAAATCCGCAACTGAAGTCTGCTCCAGGATCTCTTCCCTGGTCTTACCTACCGTTCTCGGTGTAATCCCGTGCTCCAGATTGTATTTCATCTGTTTATCTCTTCGGCGGTTTGTTTCATCTATCGTTACGCGCATACTATCCGTCATCTTATCCGCATACATGATGACCCGCCCACGGTCATTCCTTGCGGCACGTCCAATGGTCTGTATAAGCGAACGTTCTGACCGCAAAAATCCTTCTTTATCGGCATCGAGGATAGCCACCAAGGTCACTTCGGGCAAATCGAGGCCCTCCCGCAGCAAATTCACCCCAACCAATATGTCAAACTCACCGAGACGCAGTCCCCGCAAAATCTCCACACGCTCCAATGTCTTGATTTCCGAGTGTATATAGCGCACCTTTAAATTGAGCTTGGCCATATATTTTGTGAGTTCTTCCGCCATACGCTTCGTTAGCGTCGTTGCCAGGACACGCCCTCCATCTTTTACGGTTTTATCCACTTCTTCCAGGAAATCGTCCACCTGATTGATTGCCGGACGAACCTCTATGACCGGATCCAGTAGCCCAGTCGGTCGAATAACCTGTTCCACAACAACCCCCTCTGTCTGTTGCAGTTCGTAATCCCCCGGAGTCGCTGACACATAGATAGTCTGATTCGTCAAAGACTCAAACTCAGGAAAGTTCAGTGGTCTATTGTCCAGTGCAGCTGGCAAGCGGAAACCATGCTCCACCAAGGATACTTTGCGCGAGCGGTCACCACCGTACATGGCCCGCAGCTGTGGCAGGGTCACATGGCTCTCGTCAATGACCAGGAGATAATCTTCCGGAAAATAATCCAGCAAGCAGAATGGACGCATGCCGGGTTTTCTGCCATCGAAAAAACGGGAATAATTCTCTATACCTGAACAATACCCCAATTCGCGCATCATTTCCAGATCATAGTTGACCCGCTCCTCCAAACGTTTGGCTTCGAGCATCAGCCCTTCCTCTTCGAGCTGCGCTTTGCGATGCAGCAATTCATCCTGAATAGCCCATATGGATTCCTTGAATTTCTCCTTTGGCGTCACAAACAGGTTTGCAGGAAAAAGTGCGAGATCCTCCATTTTATTCAATGTTTTGCCAGAAACGGGATCTATCTCGCTCAATTCGTCAATTTCATCACCAAAAAAAGAAATCCGGATCGCATTGTCCAGATACGCCGGAAACACATCTACCGTATCCCCTTTAACACGAAAGGTACCGCGTTTGAACTCTGTCGTCGTCCGCGAGTACAGGATTTCAACCAGTTTGTGCAAAAAGGCGTTGCGGCTGACAGTCATCCCCACACCGAAACGAAAAATCGACCGCGAAAAATCCTCCGGATTTCCCATACCATAGATACAGGATACCGAAGAAACCACCACGATATCCCGGCGGCCGGACATCAAAGCAGAGGTCGTTGCAAGGCGCAGTTTTTCAATTTCCTCATTGATGGCCAGGTCTTTTTCGATATAGGTATTGGTCGAGGCAATAAAAGCTTCCGGTTGGTAATAATCATAATAGGAAACAAAATAATTGACAGAGTTTTTGGGAAAAAACTGTTTGAATTCCCCATACAACTGTGCGGCCAGTGTCTTGTTGTGGCTCAGTATCAAAGTCGGTTTCTGCGTCTCCTGAATTACGTTGGCCACGGTAAATGTTTTACCAGATCCTGTGACGCCTAGAAGAGTCTGATACTGCTCGCCCTCTAGCACCCCGGCGACCAATTCTTTAATTGCTTCTGGCTGATCGCCTGTAGGTTTATACTCTGATGTCAATTCAAATTTCATACAATTCCAATTTCTTAAAGAAAATTATTTCAGCTTCTTCAGTACACGAATACCTGTCCGGGCTCAGCGAAAAAATTCATCCCTTCCGACAAAAAAGATGCGAGCTGTAAATGCTGTGATTCGTAACATGTGGTCTAGGCCATATCCTGCTATAGTCTGTAAACAAATTTACTAATTTTTTTACCATTTTATATCAAACCATAATAATGCTGCAGATGTTATTACTTTCAGTTGATTATTTACTATCTTTAGCTTACTGAACTAGCAATCACGTCATGGTCACTATTCTATCTACCCAAAACAGCATTGCAAATCATTTTATTGCGGAACTGAGAGATGTCACTATTCAGCGGGACAGGATGCGCTTTCGCAGGAATCTGGAACGGCTAGGAGAAGTTTTTGCCTACGAGATCAGCAAAACCATGGCCTTCAGACCTGTGGAAGTAGAAACCCCTCTGGGAGTCGCCAAAACGCATTTGCTGATGGAGCAACCGGTGCTCGCAACCATATTGAGAGCGGGGCTCCCCTTTCACCAGGGATTACTCAATGTGTTTGATCATGCGGACAATACTTTCATAGCAGCCTATAGACATACAAAAAAGAGTGGCGAGTTTGAGATTCATAAGGAATATGTCAACACTCCTAATTTAGATAACCGGACGGTTATTATGGTGGACCCCATGCTTGCTACCGGCAAGAGTCTTGTCCTTTGTTGCAAAGAACTCCTTGCGGAGTACGATATCAAGGAACTGCATATCGTTGCCGCTATCGCTTCTGAAGAAGGATTAAACCATGTTAAAGCCTTTATCCCGACCGCCCATATCTGGGTTGGCGATGTAGACCACGAATTGACTACAAAAGCGTACATTGTCCCCGGACTAGGCGATGCCGGAGACCTTGCCTATGGTGAAAAACACCATTGATGTGGATAATTATTTAAAATTAAATTAACACTTAGCTCATTGAAATTCAGTAAATTTATATCAATGATGAAGTTTTATTTTTTTATATCTAATTTATATCACTATGAGATGGCAAAAATACAATGGCGAATCCATTCGCTCCACAATTTACGATGCTGTTGAAGAAGTCATCAAACGGGAAGATGCCCTCGGCAATAAACTCAAGGTTTATATCGGCACCGACTCCCAGGTCAAGAGAGGAATTATCGACTTCGCTACCGTCATCGTCTTTCTCAGGGAACATAAAGGTGGATTTATGTTCATCCAACGGGACAAAAGGCACCACCGGATGAGCATCAAAGAAAGGATGTTGCTCGAAGTCCAGAAATCCATCGACATTGCCTACCAACTCTGCCCCCTCCTCGAAAAACACAAAGTAGACCTCGAAGTCCACGCCGACATTAACACCAATCCAAATTTTCAGTCAAATGTTGCTCTCAAAGAAGCTATGGGTTATATCATGGGCATGGGCTTTGTCTTTAAAGCCAAACCCGAATCATTTGCCAGCACCAACTGTGCGAATAAGCAGGTTCAGTAGCTGACATTAGGTTAGACTTCGTATATTAGGCGTAACTTTATAAAACGCCGCATGCAGGATTTCTTTCAGCAAATTGCCAGTCAGTTTGCTCAGACTACTTGGCTCGAATGGCTGGGCACCCTTACGGGCTTCCTATGTGTTTACCTGGCTGCCAGACAGCATATCTGGAACTGGCCAATAAGTATTATTAGCGTCAGCTCCTACGCTATTCTGTTTTATGGTACCAGATTATACGGGGATGCCGTACTCCAGTTTTATTTTCTGTGTACCGCTGTCTATGGCTGGTACTACTGGTTAAAACGAAAAGAGGAAAAAAAGAAACCCATTGTCAAAGCCAGCAAGCTGGAACTACTCCTGAGTATTTTGGCGGTCCTGTTGTTAACTGGTATACTCGGATACTTTTTGGACAGCCAGACAAATTCTGACGTGCCTTATATTGATGCATTCTGTACGGCAATGAGCTTTGTAGCCCAATTTCTCATGACTCGCAAAGTCTTGCAAAACTGGCTGCTGTGGGTGTTTGTAGACATCTGCTATATCCCTTTATACATACACAAAGAACTTATGTTAACAGCAGTTCTGTACTTTGTGTTCACCATTATCGCCTGGAACGGATATCGCGACTGGCGCAAAACCTATCAAAATTTTGCGTAATATTGCTCATCAAAACGA from the Sphingobacterium thalpophilum genome contains:
- the pnuC gene encoding nicotinamide riboside transporter PnuC codes for the protein MQDFFQQIASQFAQTTWLEWLGTLTGFLCVYLAARQHIWNWPISIISVSSYAILFYGTRLYGDAVLQFYFLCTAVYGWYYWLKRKEEKKKPIVKASKLELLLSILAVLLLTGILGYFLDSQTNSDVPYIDAFCTAMSFVAQFLMTRKVLQNWLLWVFVDICYIPLYIHKELMLTAVLYFVFTIIAWNGYRDWRKTYQNFA
- the uvrB gene encoding excinuclease ABC subunit UvrB, coding for MKFELTSEYKPTGDQPEAIKELVAGVLEGEQYQTLLGVTGSGKTFTVANVIQETQKPTLILSHNKTLAAQLYGEFKQFFPKNSVNYFVSYYDYYQPEAFIASTNTYIEKDLAINEEIEKLRLATTSALMSGRRDIVVVSSVSCIYGMGNPEDFSRSIFRFGVGMTVSRNAFLHKLVEILYSRTTTEFKRGTFRVKGDTVDVFPAYLDNAIRISFFGDEIDELSEIDPVSGKTLNKMEDLALFPANLFVTPKEKFKESIWAIQDELLHRKAQLEEEGLMLEAKRLEERVNYDLEMMRELGYCSGIENYSRFFDGRKPGMRPFCLLDYFPEDYLLVIDESHVTLPQLRAMYGGDRSRKVSLVEHGFRLPAALDNRPLNFPEFESLTNQTIYVSATPGDYELQQTEGVVVEQVIRPTGLLDPVIEVRPAINQVDDFLEEVDKTVKDGGRVLATTLTKRMAEELTKYMAKLNLKVRYIHSEIKTLERVEILRGLRLGEFDILVGVNLLREGLDLPEVTLVAILDADKEGFLRSERSLIQTIGRAARNDRGRVIMYADKMTDSMRVTIDETNRRRDKQMKYNLEHGITPRTVGKTREEILEQTSVADFSAAEPKVYVEPDPAQAVAADPVMQYLSEKDLKKAIENVRKKMDKAAKEMDFLEAAKYRDEMFSLEKLYEERFS
- the upp gene encoding uracil phosphoribosyltransferase, encoding MVTILSTQNSIANHFIAELRDVTIQRDRMRFRRNLERLGEVFAYEISKTMAFRPVEVETPLGVAKTHLLMEQPVLATILRAGLPFHQGLLNVFDHADNTFIAAYRHTKKSGEFEIHKEYVNTPNLDNRTVIMVDPMLATGKSLVLCCKELLAEYDIKELHIVAAIASEEGLNHVKAFIPTAHIWVGDVDHELTTKAYIVPGLGDAGDLAYGEKHH
- the proB gene encoding glutamate 5-kinase, with translation MKKPILVVKFGSASITTKEGEVDERIVLEIARQIASLQKKYNIVLVSSGAVAAGKRFLPSYTGTLSERKAAAAIGNPILINTYSTYFRPFKISLAQSLCERHHFSNRDQFLQLKNTYEELWRNNVIPIANENDVVSNKELKFSDNDELATLIAVGFGAEKLLFSTSVPGVLDTDNKIIDRIETIDREVLGLARKDKSAVGLGGMTSKLNFARLANQMGIAVVIFSMQTEDAIKKAVKHETGTLCMPESKKISSRKKWLASGSLIKGELMVDRGAEEALLKHKSLLAVGVTRVVEHFEKGEVLNIVNLDGVTIAVARAKMDSSLFAQSSKKNLEIAHANDIVLL
- a CDS encoding ribonuclease H-like YkuK family protein; the encoded protein is MRWQKYNGESIRSTIYDAVEEVIKREDALGNKLKVYIGTDSQVKRGIIDFATVIVFLREHKGGFMFIQRDKRHHRMSIKERMLLEVQKSIDIAYQLCPLLEKHKVDLEVHADINTNPNFQSNVALKEAMGYIMGMGFVFKAKPESFASTNCANKQVQ